In Candidatus Afararchaeum irisae, the genomic window TGGGACGACGCCGCCGACCTCGTCAGGGACGCAGTCGAGGAGACGATACAGGACGGAACAGTTACCTACGACATCCACAGACAGATAGACGGCGGAGAGAAGGTCTCGACTAGTGAGTTCGCCGAACTCGTCGCCGAGAAGATAAGGTCTTAGCTCAGATTCGAGAGAGAGAGAGAAAGATGTGCTCGCCTATCGACCTCGACTCCGAGAGACGTAAGCTTAAGCTCGTGAAGGACGCCGGCACGAAGAGGTCTTTCAGGAACATGAAGGGACTCGACTGTCCGGCGTGTGGACGTGAGTTCGAGGTCGTGATGGAGTCGGAGGAGACGTGTAACTCGTTCAGCCCCGACAAGCCTTTCAGCTTCTGTGTCGTAAGAGGCGACGAGAGAATACAGCTTTACAGGCACTGATATGTCAGACGAATCCCGCGACCACGACCGTATTACCGACGACCTAGCCGAGGGCGTCCGTCTCTTCAACGAAGGCGAGTACTTCGAGGCTCACGAGGTCTGGGAGGACGAGTGGCACGGGGTCGTAGGTGACAACAAGAACTTCCTCCAGGGTCTGATACAGACCGCGGCGGTCTATGTCCATCTCACGAGAGGCAACCCCGAGGGGG contains:
- a CDS encoding flagella cluster protein translates to MCSPIDLDSERRKLKLVKDAGTKRSFRNMKGLDCPACGREFEVVMESEETCNSFSPDKPFSFCVVRGDERIQLYRH
- a CDS encoding DUF309 domain-containing protein — encoded protein: MSDESRDHDRITDDLAEGVRLFNEGEYFEAHEVWEDEWHGVVGDNKNFLQGLIQTAAVYVHLTRGNPEGVRSLSTSALIYLEEIPSTYRGIDVDYLRRINREAKRRARSSERDGTELILREPELSLDLDTDRDRDRDQ